AAAATTAGGATCTATTATTTTTAAAGCATTAGATCCTCGTGTAATTTGCGCAATGCTCACACCATATGCCTCAGAAATTTCACGCTGCGTCATATTTCCCTCTAACAGCGCCTTAACAATAACATATCGCGAAGCTATCGCTTCCCGCTCTCCATAAGTCAAAAACAACGAAAATAATGTCTCCAAAGATTCCGATTGAGAACACAACCTCACAAACGCATTCCAGCCATCTTCAACACTTTCTTTCGTCATCTCCTTCCTCCAGAAAATCTGCTGTAATGTTACAACATTACAGCAATATTTTCCAAGCCTTTTTTGATTTTATGCAAAGCTTTGATGTTTTATTCATGCAGAGATGGAGAATATTATACTAAAAGCCCTCTCCCCAGGGCTTTTTAAATAAACGTGCCGAATCTTGTTATTCTTGAAAGAGTGTTCTATGGGCGTACTTTTCTTTTTCCCAAGAAAGTTGTTTATCAGCGTAGTCTTTCCTCCACGCAAAGACTTCTTTTTTAAACTCTAGTTCCCTTTCACGAAGGTTTAATTCTTTCTCATGGCAATGATGTGAGCATTCCTCATTATAGGGCACTCTTTCAATAACAAGTTGTTGTGAAGCTACACCCTCTAAAGGCTCTACTAAAGATACAATTCTTTGGCAAGTCTCTAGCAATTTCTTCCCTGAAGATAAATATGAAAGCACCTGTAAGATTTTATGTGCGTCTTCACTATTTTCTTTACACAAAGCTAAAAGATCATCGCACAACTCTTGTCCATCTCCTATAAATCTCTGCAAGAGATTGTCCAATTCTGCTACCGAAGAACCTGTTTCTTCCTTTTCCTGAAGCAGAACTTCCTTCTCCTGTGCTATCCCCTCTTCTCCAAATAAATTCATGCTAGATGAGAACAAAGAACTCAAAATAAAAATATTAACAAAAAACTTTTTAATCATAAACTAAGCTTCCAAAAAAGAATTAAATAGAAATTAGGAAAGAAGAAGTATAGTGAAACAAAAATCAAAAAGCAATTGAAGCTAGGAGAAGAGACAAAAAAGGAGGGAAATATTTCCTATGGAGTTTTCCTAAAGCAATGTATGGACAACTCCATAGGGTAGTTTAAAAATTGATTTTTCCTCCAAAATTGGCGTTATAGTTTCTTGAGGAGCCTCGCAATTCAAAAGCAAGTTGGCTAAACATTTCGAATCCAGGGGAGAACTGGTAATGGTTTCCTACACGTAGTACCATGGCTTGCCTTGCGAAGTTTGCTGCATAAGTTGTCCAAAAGTCTCCGCTAACTAATAAGGTCGTTACGCATTCAGGGTTTTTTCGCACTATATCCACGATATATATCAATGTGACATCGTATGCTGAGGGATGGTGCTCGGATTCTTTTTGGAACGTTATTCCTATAGGAAGAGAAAGGTTCAAAAGATCGCTTTTCTTAAAGCTTCGTGCATCTGCATTTTTCTCTTGAAAACTCTGTCTCCAAGCATAAACGCATTGTAATTTCATAAAAGGTAAGAGTTCTCGAAATGGATATATTTCGGAAAGCCCAAAGGCTGACTTACCTCCAAATGAAAGCGCACAGCAGTGGTTTCCCCATGAGCCTTGAACTGTAGACCCTGTTGCATAAGAGGTTTTCATTTCATTGCTCGTATATAAATAGCTCGCATGGCCTGAGAGCACTACAGGAAGATCCAAAGCTAATTTGGCATACACAAAGCTTTTCTCATGCTCATAATACAGAGCACCTCCATAAATTGTACCTTGGTTTTTCGTAGAGACATAATCCTTATCTCTTCCGAAAAGCTGACAAAACGCCATACTAAATACATCTTCAGATAACGCCTGTCCGCTAGCTCCTAATACATACCCTGCAGCGATATGCCTAAATCCAAGACGGGATGACGTTCGATCTTTATGCATAAAGTTCGAAAATCCTGCTCCCCAAAACTCTAGATTACCTAGCTCTGCTTGAACACTGGATTCCATAAGCTCTTGCAGAGCACGTACGTCTGAAAATGTTGCCCACAAACTATTTGGCACATAAAACCCTTTCCTTGTAGGGCTCGGAGTGTATCCCGTTTTATTCCAAGTAAACTTTGCTTTAGATTCACTTTGTGCACTACTTGTCCAGTTTATACTCCACGTTCCCTGATACCCATAATGTGTCTCTGGAACACCCAAAGAAACAGAAGGTGTAGGTTGTGTCACGCTCCCTGAAGCTTTTAAAGTAAATAGTTCACGATCTAAAGTCTTGCTAAGATCATGGTTTTCATAATACGTCCCTGTAGTATCTACAAGCTGAATAGGACCAGAAAGAGTTAAGTTATTCGTATTACTATTCGCTTGTATCACTGCAGGATTCGAACTTTGAGAATTCAAATTGATTGCAAGATCTGTTAATGTGATATTTCCATTTGCTACTAATGTTGTTCCAACATCCATTAGGAGCTGAGATCCAGATTGCTGGGTGAATGCTTCTGTTGTTAAAGTCACTCCAGATTTTAATGCTAATGTTCCTGCAGCTAAGGTCACCGGTTGTGTGATCGTAGACTTTACATTCCCGTTAACAACCTCCGCAGCAGATAGCTGTTCCCCAGAAAAAACAATCGTTCCCTTATACTGAATCCCAGATCCATTAGTATCTGAAGCATTAATCGTTAATGTTGGAGTTGTTGTTGTGGGAGGCGGGGATGTTGTTCCATTTTCCATAGTCACAGGATCATAGAAAAATATGGAACATCCTTCAGCAGCGCGTAAGTTTGTAAAAGTCCCTCCAGCACCTATACTAATAGCATTTCTTGTAACTGTCGGTGTACTGCCAGGTGTATTGATTGTATTCCCTGCAAAGGTAATATCTCCATAATCTGCAGATAAGGAAATCTTTCCTCCAGCCTCTATAGCTATCGCTCCTCCTTTAGGAGTTGTTCCCCCAACCACAGTATTTTTGCTAAATACAGTAGGGCCTCCCGAAGAAAGCGTTAAGCTCTGAGCAAAAATCGCCCCACCACTTGTTGTAGAAGAGTTTTCACTAAAAATTAGGTTCTTATTCCCTTTCAGATTAATACTAGAAGTAGCTCCAGAACCTCCTCCCCCGCTTCCTAAACCACCACTGGAGCCTGTGCTTGCTTTATATCCACAGATTGCCCCTCCGGAATTTTGTCCTGAAGTGCTCGCTGTTGTTCCTGTAACTTGATTTCCTAGAAAAGAGACAGATACATTGTCTGCAATTAAAATCTCCCCAGAAGAACCTAAAGCTCCTCCAGAAGCTACAGAACTGTTCTCTGAAAAGACAACATCTCCTGAGTTTTTAGAAATTTCTATCTTATTCGAAGCAAAAACCGCCCCACCCTGTTTCTTAGAACTGTTTTTAATAAATTCTATAGATTCTTTCGTTACTGCTATCGTTATGCCTCCGGCTTTTATGGCGCCTCCATCCTCCTCTGAGGAGTTCTCTTGAAAGACGACTCTTGTGTTCCCTGTGATATCTAGTGTATTAGAAACATTGATAGCACTAGATGCCCCTGTTCCTGCCGTGCCGGAAGCTGGAGAGCGCACGAAAGAAAGTACAGAAAATCCTGAGAAAGTCACAGACTGATTTGCTGCCGTACTAGAGATTGCCGAGGAAACCGCAGAGAATTTTAAATCCCGGAAAAGGAACGAAAACCCCTGTCCCAGGAATGCTAAAGAGCCATTAGTGTTGCTAAAGCAACTTTTTGTCCCAGATCCTGACGATCCTGCACCTATACTAGAGACATTATAGATCGATATGGAATCTTTAAAGAGATAGGATGTTCCTTCAGCATTTGAAGATTCTCTAGGTGCGAATACACCTCCCTGGGAACCCTCAAAACTATCTTGAGATGTTAAAACTACTTGATCTGGAGCAGCAAATGCAATGGAGTTAAATGTGATAACCAATGAAGAGACAATCCCAGGGAAAGAGACTTTCATGTACGTGCTCCTCTTACTAAGACATGAAGTTCTTTCTTAAATACAAAAAGGATCTAAAGAAAGCAAGTCAGCATCAATCTTCACGCAAACAAGACAGTTCTCCGCTCAAGTCAGGATTTATCCACAAAAAAGGCCTTTCCTCTTAAAAAAGAGAAAAGGCCTCGCGATTCCTTAAAAAAAAGCAACCTAGAAAGTTACATCAAATCCAAAGTTTAAACTAAAGAGGTAAGAAGTTTCGCTGCATGCAGAAGAATCTCTACTATATAAATTTCTTCTTGATCCTAAACTTACTACAAGATCCCAGAGGAAACCTTTTGTAGCTTCACCTGTGTAAGAGAGCATAGCATCACTTTTTATCAGTGGAGCCCACTCCGTTGGGGAAATTACAGCAATAGTATCTCCGCCATAGGAAATCACAGTGTCTGCAAAGCTTTGCTTCAGTCCTAAAGTTATACTTGAATCCAAAGATAAAACATCTCGCCCACCAAAGAAAGCTAGCTTAATACATGTGCCTATAGGCAAGTCTATAGATCTGTAAAATGAGTCGCTAAATACACGACCTATCTCGAGAGAGGTTTCTTTAAAGCCCTGCTGAACAGTATTCACCCCCTGGAGCTTCACGTAAGCTGTTGGAACTAACCAAGGGATTGCTGCATGTGTAACTAGAAGTTCTGTTCCGATCTCTGCAAGAGCCCCAGAACTTTTCCAAGAGCCGATGTTATCACAATCAATGTAATATTCATTTACGATTGTGTTGGAAGAAGAGATCCCGATCGTCTTGCCAGAAAGTGTCACGACATAATGAACACCTTCATAGGGACTGATAGTAGCCAAAGCCCATCGCATTCCACAAGAGAAAAATCCTGACAACGAATATAACAAAGACTCAGGAATGTTCGCAGCTTGCCCAACAAGAACTCCTGAAATACCACTCAGCATAACACAAGAATCCTTAGGAGCAATAATAGAGCTGATTGCAGCTCCAACATTTCCTCGAGTGTAGTAGTCTCGTCTAAAATTCTGCATGTGCCCAGATTGGAACAAGTTCGCACTTATGCTAAAGCTTCTTCCAGAGCTATGACGTGGATCAAATTGCATGTCCAAATTATGAGACAAAGACATCATATCGTTGATGGTGTCCTGTAAACGTAATCCCACTAAAAAAGCTTTATAATTAGGGTTCTCCTTTCTTGGGCTGCGCTCAACAATCACAGCGCTCTCAAAAGAACTCTTAGATTTAGAATTTACAGGTATAATAGAGGTAACCTCATCACTTTTGGAAGCCCCTACATAAGGAAGGTCACTACCAAAAGACAAAAGATGAGTTAAAGAAAAAACTAATAAAAATGATATAAAACGATTCACAATAAACTATTAACGTCCAATGATTTAGAACGCCAAGAAACTATGAAATCTGAGAAAAATCCTGCAACAACTATTCTTAGGGTGACCTCTTTTCCGCATAGAAATACAGCAAAAAATTCCCTCTGAAAACACAATCTCGAGGTTCTTCTTTTCTTTAGAAAAAAAAAAATCGCGATAAAATCTTTTCAGTAAATTACTTATGGATTTTTGTTGTGCAACGACTTGCCTTGCCCACCAAAGGCAAACACATTAAGAGCTTTAGCATCATTGCAATACAGACAATAGAAAATAGACAGAGAGCACCACAAAGAACAAAAACAACTCTATAAGAGTAGTGGCAAAAAGATCCTATTTTTAGAATATTGAGGAGACGCCAAAACCAATCTATATACCTTGGAGGACGTTTCTTACTTAAAGATAATGTGTGAGTTTTCGAGGCTTTTTTTATAGGAACATGCAGAGAATTCTTACAAACTGGAGGAAATAAGTTGTTCGTCAACATAAAATCAACTAAAGGGGAAACGTCTTAAAAAATAGGCCCAAAAGTCTCAGCATAAATTTTATATCACCAATTTATATTTTTAAATGCCTCTCTCTTTGCATATCTTTTCTCTTTCTTTATGTTCGACAGAGCATTTTTTCCACTATAGTGGGTAACGAACCTTGTTGGGAAAAATCTTTATCAGACAAAGGTACACGTAACGTGGGGCTTGAAATGTAGCCTAAATGTGCTAGCATGTGCTTTATTGAAATCGGATTTGTAGCTTGCGCTAACCAAGAGGTAAGCTCCTGCCATAGTTCTTTTGGGAAAAAACTATGGACTACCTCATGAACTTCCTTAGCCCAAGCATTTGCAGCTACAGAAATTAATCCATATGCTCCGTGTGAGGCCATGTCATGCCATAACCCATCATCTCCACAAAACAATTTAAGATGAGGCGCGCACTGTTGATAACATAAGCCATTTTCTATAGATCCCCCGCTATCTTTCACTCCCCAGCAAAATTCATAATGAGCTACAGCCTTTAGGGTATCTATATGCAAGGGAGTCCCTGCACGAGAAGGGATGTTGTATAAAATTGCAGGAAGTTGTGTTTTCTTCAGAAGAGTTTCAAACCATAAAGTTTGTCCATACACGCCAGGTTTTGTATAAATAGGGCTAGTCAGTAAAAATCCCGAAATAGGATAACCATGGCACATGTCCATCCAAGCTAAGGAATCTTGAAGAGATACTCCTGGAATACCAATATATAACGGGCTATGCATATGTAAATCACATGCAAATCTTAAGACCTGTAGTTTCTCTTCTAAAGATAGTGAAAGGCTCTCTCCTGTACTACCTAGAAGAACTATACCATTATTTGCCTCCTCTTGAAGACGCAAGATTCTCCCCAAACTAGCAAAATCTATACGAAAATCCGGAAAAAACGGAGTCACAACAGCAGCTAGCATGCGCATCTTTTTCCACCTTAAATATCTTGTTTTACAAAATCGTTATGCAGCTGTGCTATGATGCTCTCTGCACACGAGGACATAACCGCAAAGCTAAGAACCTTAGAACTTTGAGAGCAAAATAGAGGGGCTACTTGTAAATGCAGACCTTCCATCATCGTAGACATCACTTTTGGACAAGACAAACCCGAGCCCACTATAGTAATTAATGCCATATCGTGATGCAATCTGACTACTCTAAATGTAGATAGTGCATGTTGTAAGCTTTGGAGTTTTTCCGAAGAAGAGCCCTCATTGTCTAAGATAAAAGAACACGTATGATTTTGCGTTGTGATTAATTCAGGAAAGATTCCTAGGCTATGAAGTTTGTACACAAGCTCATCCATACCTTGATCTAAGGAACTAAAATCTATAGAACAAAGACTTTGATTTTGACGTAATGATAGCGCTGTAATTTTCGGCTCAAGACTTTCTTCTCTTTCAATAGCATAAATCCACGTTCCCTCCTGTGTAGAATGAAATGTTGAAGTAACAAAAATTGGAATGCCTGCCCGCATACAAGGAGAAAGCATGGGAGGATAAAGGACTTTAGCTCCAAAACGTGCAAGATTTTGCATCTCTTCAAAACTTAACTCTGGAATTCTTTGAGCGTTCTCTACAACTTTAGGGTCCATCGTATAGACACCACTCACATCCGTGTAAATACGCACCTCGCTAGCATTGCAAATTTCTGCAATCAAAGCTGCTGTATAATCACTCCCTCCACGTCCTAAGATCGTAGTCTCCCCTGCTTGACTTGCCCCTATAAATCCTTGAATGATATAGCTAGTATTTGCCGAAAGCTGTCTATCTTTCCACGACCTTCTCATCAAAGAAAGGTCTGGAGTAGCTCGACTATAATTATCATCTGTCAAAATGACATCTCGGGCTTCTAAACTCTGGATATTTAAAGATCTACTACGGCATACAGCCTTCACCAAGGAAACAGCAATATCCTCCCCTAGAGCAAGAATATTGGCTCTATCCGCAACAGAAAGATGCTGCTGGTTTACATAGGGAAACAATCGAGATATCCATGAGGAGACCGGGAACGGTACATTTAAATCTCTAACTATGGCTTCATGTTTTTTCTGCAAATCTCTTAAAAGGCTGAGTCGCTCTTGTGCAGAACTTGCATAAAAGCTTTCCAACATATCTGTAACACCGGCAATCGCACTTAACACGACAAAGCTAGGTTCATCTGCATAAATAATATCACAAACTTTCTGAATACATTCAGCAGATCCTAAACTTGTCCCACCAAACTTATATACAACTGAAGGCATGCCGACCTCCACAATACTGCACGTACCATTCCATATTTGCCAGTACAGCTCCTGCCGCCCCACGAACAAGATTATGAACCAATACGTTCATCTTTATAGTACGAGTGTCGCCTCCATAGGTAATGGGACCTATATGTACTCGCATATCGTCATGGGTAAGGTGATGACGTGCTTGGGGAAATCTAGGGTCCTTATACAATTGATAAGTTCCTGGGAATTCTAAATTTTTTTTCTCATAACACATCGCTATCTCTTCAAGATCCACAGGCTGAAGAAAAGATATATGTAAAGAGAACATGTGTCCATATACTACAGGCACACGATGGACACTTACAGAAATCTTACAACACAAAGGCTGCGTTGGAGTTCCTAGAATTTTTTTTGTTTCCCTAAGAATTTTTTCTTCTTCTCCAGCAATAAAGGGAATTGTATTGGATAATAAATCTGTAGAAGGAACACCAGGATAACCTGCGCCACTTGCTGATTGTAAAGTAACAATATGTATGTGATCCAAACCAAAGTCTCTTAGGGGAGCAAGAGCAAGAGCCACTCCAGAAACACAACAATTAGAATTTGTTATGATTCTTCCTGGAAAGGGCTGTTGCTCAATAAGGAGAATATGCTCCTTATTGAGCTCTGGAATAAGAATTGGCACATAAGGATGCATACGGTATGCCGAAGCATTAGAAAACACGGTCTTTCCTTTAGACAAGCAGTATGCTTCTAATATTTCCGCATGTTTTTCTGGAAGAAAAGAGACAACAATATCTGCCTGTAGCTCTTCGACTGTCTGTATAACTAGGGATCCTATAGCTTGTGGAAGTGGAGTCAAAGGCTCCTGCCAAACACATGCCGTATGATAAGGATGTCCGTATTTTGCTTCTGAAGCAACAACTTCTCCAACTTCCCAATTATTGCATTTTTGCAATAGAGCTATAAACTTTTGACCCACAAGTCCCGTAGCGCCCAAAATAGCGACACGCATAACTTCTATTCCTTTGTCTGCTGAAAATATGGCTATAAGTTGCTTAAAAACTTGAGAAACAATCTCGCCACTCAATTGTAGAAGAACCCGAAATAAGGCTGCATTCTAATAACAACTCTCTTTTTTTTAAGCAAGGGGTGTTACACCCTTGAAAGAAAGCTTTAATACATCTTCTAATCCATACAAACCTGGCTCAGGGGCCTCGGTTTTTAACCATGACAAAATCCGCAACACTCCACGAGCAAAAACATCACGCGAAAACACCGTATGACGAAGAACAATTTGTTCTTCATCACTGATAAAAGCAACTTCATGCTCTCCTGGAATATTGCCGACTCGAGATACGTGTAGTTCAATTTTTTTCTCTTTACCCTCCACAGCATATTCTTGATTCCAAATATCTTTTTTCACTTTAGACAATGTTGAAATCAAATCCCAAGCAGTCCCAGATATAGCCTCACGTTTTTTCTTATGATGTACCTCTCTAACGCAGATATCATAACGATCATCAAGAAATTCTGCGAGCAAGCTTGTGAGAATCTTCTGTAAGACAGCTCCTAAGCTAGTATTCGCGCATAAAACTACAGGGACATGTAGAGATAATTTCTTTAATTTCTTTTGTTTATCCTGACAATTCTCAGGAAATCCAGAAGTACCGAGAATGACAGGTTTAGGATAACAAAGTAGAGTATCTACAAGAAGATCTGTAAGCTCAGGAGAAGAAAAATCCACAAGAACAGAGTTCTTCTCTATAACTTCCAATAACGAATGTGTACCATGACGAGAAAAACCAGGGCCTAAGCTATAATAGGGATCCTTGTGTAACAATGCTGCAACACACTGATTCATTTTACCTAAACATCCAATAAGACCTACGCGCATGTGACATCCCCATTCAAGAATCCTATGACCAAAAGTAACGACTTCGTTTACAAAAAATCCTCATGAAATTATCTTTTTCAATTCCAGCTG
This genomic stretch from Chlamydia pecorum E58 harbors:
- the trpR gene encoding trp operon repressor, translating into MTKESVEDGWNAFVRLCSQSESLETLFSLFLTYGEREAIASRYVIVKALLEGNMTQREISEAYGVSIAQITRGSNALKIIDPNFKEFLRKTN
- a CDS encoding Pmp family polymorphic membrane protein autotransporter adhesin codes for the protein MKVSFPGIVSSLVITFNSIAFAAPDQVVLTSQDSFEGSQGGVFAPRESSNAEGTSYLFKDSISIYNVSSIGAGSSGSGTKSCFSNTNGSLAFLGQGFSFLFRDLKFSAVSSAISSTAANQSVTFSGFSVLSFVRSPASGTAGTGASSAINVSNTLDITGNTRVVFQENSSEEDGGAIKAGGITIAVTKESIEFIKNSSKKQGGAVFASNKIEISKNSGDVVFSENSSVASGGALGSSGEILIADNVSVSFLGNQVTGTTASTSGQNSGGAICGYKASTGSSGGLGSGGGGSGATSSINLKGNKNLIFSENSSTTSGGAIFAQSLTLSSGGPTVFSKNTVVGGTTPKGGAIAIEAGGKISLSADYGDITFAGNTINTPGSTPTVTRNAISIGAGGTFTNLRAAEGCSIFFYDPVTMENGTTSPPPTTTTPTLTINASDTNGSGIQYKGTIVFSGEQLSAAEVVNGNVKSTITQPVTLAAGTLALKSGVTLTTEAFTQQSGSQLLMDVGTTLVANGNITLTDLAINLNSQSSNPAVIQANSNTNNLTLSGPIQLVDTTGTYYENHDLSKTLDRELFTLKASGSVTQPTPSVSLGVPETHYGYQGTWSINWTSSAQSESKAKFTWNKTGYTPSPTRKGFYVPNSLWATFSDVRALQELMESSVQAELGNLEFWGAGFSNFMHKDRTSSRLGFRHIAAGYVLGASGQALSEDVFSMAFCQLFGRDKDYVSTKNQGTIYGGALYYEHEKSFVYAKLALDLPVVLSGHASYLYTSNEMKTSYATGSTVQGSWGNHCCALSFGGKSAFGLSEIYPFRELLPFMKLQCVYAWRQSFQEKNADARSFKKSDLLNLSLPIGITFQKESEHHPSAYDVTLIYIVDIVRKNPECVTTLLVSGDFWTTYAANFARQAMVLRVGNHYQFSPGFEMFSQLAFELRGSSRNYNANFGGKINF
- a CDS encoding aspartate kinase: MPSVVYKFGGTSLGSAECIQKVCDIIYADEPSFVVLSAIAGVTDMLESFYASSAQERLSLLRDLQKKHEAIVRDLNVPFPVSSWISRLFPYVNQQHLSVADRANILALGEDIAVSLVKAVCRSRSLNIQSLEARDVILTDDNYSRATPDLSLMRRSWKDRQLSANTSYIIQGFIGASQAGETTILGRGGSDYTAALIAEICNASEVRIYTDVSGVYTMDPKVVENAQRIPELSFEEMQNLARFGAKVLYPPMLSPCMRAGIPIFVTSTFHSTQEGTWIYAIEREESLEPKITALSLRQNQSLCSIDFSSLDQGMDELVYKLHSLGIFPELITTQNHTCSFILDNEGSSSEKLQSLQHALSTFRVVRLHHDMALITIVGSGLSCPKVMSTMMEGLHLQVAPLFCSQSSKVLSFAVMSSCAESIIAQLHNDFVKQDI
- a CDS encoding 4-hydroxy-tetrahydrodipicolinate reductase translates to MRVGLIGCLGKMNQCVAALLHKDPYYSLGPGFSRHGTHSLLEVIEKNSVLVDFSSPELTDLLVDTLLCYPKPVILGTSGFPENCQDKQKKLKKLSLHVPVVLCANTSLGAVLQKILTSLLAEFLDDRYDICVREVHHKKKREAISGTAWDLISTLSKVKKDIWNQEYAVEGKEKKIELHVSRVGNIPGEHEVAFISDEEQIVLRHTVFSRDVFARGVLRILSWLKTEAPEPGLYGLEDVLKLSFKGVTPLA
- the dapA gene encoding 4-hydroxy-tetrahydrodipicolinate synthase, which codes for MRMLAAVVTPFFPDFRIDFASLGRILRLQEEANNGIVLLGSTGESLSLSLEEKLQVLRFACDLHMHSPLYIGIPGVSLQDSLAWMDMCHGYPISGFLLTSPIYTKPGVYGQTLWFETLLKKTQLPAILYNIPSRAGTPLHIDTLKAVAHYEFCWGVKDSGGSIENGLCYQQCAPHLKLFCGDDGLWHDMASHGAYGLISVAANAWAKEVHEVVHSFFPKELWQELTSWLAQATNPISIKHMLAHLGYISSPTLRVPLSDKDFSQQGSLPTIVEKMLCRT
- the asd gene encoding aspartate-semialdehyde dehydrogenase, translated to MRVAILGATGLVGQKFIALLQKCNNWEVGEVVASEAKYGHPYHTACVWQEPLTPLPQAIGSLVIQTVEELQADIVVSFLPEKHAEILEAYCLSKGKTVFSNASAYRMHPYVPILIPELNKEHILLIEQQPFPGRIITNSNCCVSGVALALAPLRDFGLDHIHIVTLQSASGAGYPGVPSTDLLSNTIPFIAGEEEKILRETKKILGTPTQPLCCKISVSVHRVPVVYGHMFSLHISFLQPVDLEEIAMCYEKKNLEFPGTYQLYKDPRFPQARHHLTHDDMRVHIGPITYGGDTRTIKMNVLVHNLVRGAAGAVLANMEWYVQYCGGRHAFSCI